A segment of the Syntrophorhabdaceae bacterium genome:
AGATTCTTCGCCTGTGCCCAGGTCACACGGTATTTTGAATCAACAAGCGCCTCTCTGTCCTTCAGCTCCTTTGCATTCCTTGCCCAGAAATCATAGAAGATTTCGTCAGTCCAGTATCCGTCACGTTGAAACTCTGCTATCATTTCATCTGTATATCGTATTGGTCTCATACTTCCCCCTTATCTCAGCCGTCAGCGATCAGCTATCAGCCTACAGCAAAAAAACTAAATCGAAAAAGTCTCGCTGAAAGCCGGCTGCTGAGTGCTGAATACTATTTCTTTACCCTTTAAAGTCCGTATTCTTTCCAGCGGGCTTGAACCTTTTTTACCATTTCTTCATCGAGAAAGACCTCATTTGGTTTTCTTGCCCATTCATATGGAACGGTAGCATCCATAATTATTCTCGACACAATGTCTCTTGCCTCAATGGGGAGGGCAGGGTCGAGAGGCGTAGACCTTCCGCGTTTTATAATCTCTGTTGAACGGTACGGGTCATAGCGCATTGAAAGGGACCAGAGGACTTTATCGATATCATCAGC
Coding sequences within it:
- a CDS encoding AMP-binding protein; translated protein: MRPIRYTDEMIAEFQRDGYWTDEIFYDFWARNAKELKDREALVDSKYRVTWAQAKNLIDALALAWVKLGIPKDARVIIQAPNSVYGFLARVASERAGLISLTVYPYLREKELE